From the genome of Phytohabitans rumicis, one region includes:
- the ung gene encoding uracil-DNA glycosylase, which produces MGGSPGGPVTLDLLDLLPTDWRTAVEPHLDPARTAELGTFVAGEYAAQTVFPPQDDLFSAYRLCAPEQCRVLILGQDPYHRAGQAHGLSFSVRPGVSAPPSLRNVFKELAADLDVPVQRSGDLSGWAAQGVLLLNAVLTVREGKPGSHANRGWEDFTDATIRALNARPGRVVYLLWGGYARKKSALITNPDHVVLEAGHPSPMNPRGFLGSRPFSATNKALADAGLLTIDWAAL; this is translated from the coding sequence CTGGGCGGCTCGCCTGGAGGGCCTGTGACGCTCGACCTGCTGGACCTGTTGCCGACCGATTGGCGTACGGCCGTCGAGCCGCACCTCGACCCGGCCCGCACGGCCGAGCTGGGCACCTTCGTCGCGGGCGAGTACGCGGCGCAGACCGTCTTCCCGCCCCAGGACGACCTGTTCTCCGCTTACCGGCTGTGCGCGCCCGAGCAGTGCCGCGTGCTGATCCTCGGCCAGGACCCGTACCACCGCGCGGGCCAGGCGCACGGACTGAGCTTCAGCGTCCGGCCCGGCGTGTCGGCGCCACCATCGCTGCGCAACGTCTTCAAGGAGCTGGCCGCCGACCTGGACGTACCGGTGCAACGCTCGGGGGACCTGTCCGGCTGGGCGGCGCAGGGCGTACTGCTGCTCAACGCCGTGCTGACCGTCCGCGAGGGCAAGCCCGGCTCGCACGCCAACCGCGGCTGGGAAGACTTCACCGACGCCACCATCCGCGCCCTCAACGCCCGCCCGGGCCGCGTGGTTTACCTGCTGTGGGGCGGGTACGCCCGCAAGAAGAGCGCCCTCATCACCAACCCCGACCACGTGGTCCTGGAAGCCGGCCACCCCAGCCCGATGAACCCGCGCGGTTTCCTCGGCAGCCGCCCCTTCAGCGCCACCAACAAGGCCCTGGCCGACGCCGGCCTCCTCACCATCGACTGGGCCGCGCTCTAG
- the tsaE gene encoding tRNA (adenosine(37)-N6)-threonylcarbamoyltransferase complex ATPase subunit type 1 TsaE, translating into MSLPTVEDTEGFGRRLGGVLRAGDLVVLTGPLGAGKTALVRGIGAGLGVRGDVTSPTFVIARVHRPDPAKGGRVALVHADAYRLGSAVDPRAEIDDLDLDASVDDSVTVVEWGEGMVEQLSDAYLGVRIDRRDDDSRMIELVPSGGDWAARLEGL; encoded by the coding sequence ATCTCGCTACCCACCGTTGAAGACACAGAGGGCTTTGGCCGCCGGCTCGGCGGCGTGCTCCGCGCCGGAGATCTGGTCGTGCTGACCGGCCCGCTGGGCGCGGGCAAGACCGCGCTGGTGCGCGGCATCGGCGCCGGCCTGGGGGTACGCGGCGACGTCACCTCGCCCACCTTCGTCATCGCCCGGGTGCACCGACCCGACCCCGCGAAGGGTGGCCGTGTTGCGCTCGTCCACGCGGACGCCTACCGGCTAGGCTCGGCGGTCGACCCGCGTGCGGAGATCGACGACCTCGACCTGGACGCCTCGGTGGACGACTCGGTCACCGTGGTCGAGTGGGGCGAGGGCATGGTCGAGCAGCTGTCCGACGCGTACCTGGGGGTGCGCATCGACCGCCGCGACGACGATTCCCGCATGATCGAACTCGTGCCCAGCGGTGGTGACTGGGCGGCTCGCCTGGAGGGCCTGTGA
- the tsaD gene encoding tRNA (adenosine(37)-N6)-threonylcarbamoyltransferase complex transferase subunit TsaD, with protein sequence MTAEPLVLGIETSCDETGVGIVRGHTLLADALASSVDEHARFGGVVPEVASRAHLEAIVPTMRRALDEAGVTLADIDAIAVTAGPGLAGALLVGVAAAKGYALAAEKPIYGVNHLAAHVAVDTLEHGPLPERSIALLVSGGHSSLLEVDDLANGVTPLGATIDDAAGEAFDKVARLLGMPFPGGPPIDRAARDGDRDAIAFPRGLTAPKDLERHRYDFSFSGLKTAVARWVEARERAGEPVPVADVAAAFQEAVCDVLTAKAIDACRERGIETLVIGGGVAANSRLRALAEERCAKYGIVVRAPRPKLCTDNGAMVAALGAHLVASGVAPSRLDLPADSAMPLTIVSV encoded by the coding sequence ATGACAGCTGAACCGCTAGTTCTGGGAATCGAGACCTCGTGTGACGAGACCGGGGTCGGGATCGTGCGCGGCCACACGCTGCTCGCGGACGCCCTGGCGTCCAGCGTCGACGAGCACGCCCGGTTCGGCGGGGTGGTGCCCGAGGTGGCCAGCCGCGCCCATCTGGAGGCCATCGTGCCGACGATGCGGCGGGCGCTGGACGAGGCCGGGGTCACGCTGGCCGACATCGACGCCATCGCGGTCACCGCCGGGCCCGGCCTTGCCGGGGCGCTGCTGGTGGGTGTCGCGGCCGCCAAGGGGTACGCGCTCGCGGCCGAGAAGCCGATCTACGGCGTGAACCACCTGGCGGCCCATGTGGCCGTCGACACGCTGGAGCACGGGCCGCTGCCCGAGCGGTCGATCGCGCTGCTCGTCTCCGGGGGCCACTCCTCGCTGCTGGAGGTGGACGACCTCGCCAACGGCGTGACCCCGCTCGGCGCGACGATCGACGACGCGGCCGGCGAGGCGTTCGACAAGGTGGCCCGGCTGCTCGGCATGCCGTTCCCGGGTGGACCGCCGATCGACCGCGCGGCGCGCGACGGCGACCGCGACGCGATCGCCTTTCCGCGCGGGCTCACCGCGCCCAAGGACCTGGAACGGCACCGGTACGACTTCTCGTTCTCCGGCCTGAAGACGGCGGTGGCCCGCTGGGTCGAGGCGCGCGAACGCGCCGGCGAGCCGGTGCCGGTCGCCGACGTCGCGGCGGCGTTCCAGGAGGCCGTGTGCGACGTGCTCACCGCCAAGGCGATCGACGCGTGCCGCGAGCGGGGGATCGAGACGCTGGTCATCGGCGGCGGGGTCGCGGCGAACTCGCGGCTGCGGGCGCTCGCCGAGGAGCGCTGCGCCAAGTACGGCATCGTGGTGCGGGCGCCGCGCCCCAAGCTCTGTACGGACAACGGCGCGATGGTGGCGGCCCTCGGTGCGCACCTCGTCGCGTCGGGCGTCGCCCCGAGCAGGCTGGACCTCCCCGCTGACTCGGCCATGCCGTTGACGATCGTGAGCGTGTAG
- a CDS encoding substrate-binding domain-containing protein, giving the protein MADSVLRHRRGNRSRGMAVGAAAVALLVGGGTFGYFQYAGGEEGCTGTPVVISVVASPDHYPIVNQLTDQWNDAGPTVDGRCVSATVRAMPSSAVAASLGPGWDEARDGPRPDVWAPDFSAWFMLAAGRPDAAGILPEGKSPSLATSPAVMAMQQPMAEALGWPKRELGWTDLVGAFAGGKTWAQFGHPEWGPLRIGMADPTRSGTGLVTALTVLDPNNDQTMGNDELFGGLSIAQLTTTSAEDTATLLQSYVDTATKDAANLPAAFPILERDLAGYAATQPKVPLVPVYPREGVAYADYPYGVLRASWVDEIRQRTAADLLAYLQRPESQAAYEAAGYRDAAHATPNTTLIAADRGFRATVNAPERTPTAQGLSQLLGMWGVLQRPNNALLLLDTSGSMNDPVPGTKQTRLQLVQKAAATGASLLNNQTTVGLWAFAIDLTATTDYRELVAPGPAGAPVRGVPRRQAIAGAVQGLRAGGGTGLYDTIAAAYQRMLQAWQPNAQNVLVVMTDGKNEDEEGLTLDQLTSRLKASVRADRPLPVIGIAVGPKADANALQEVSKVTGGRTFVARDDVGAIQQIVLAFAGRIS; this is encoded by the coding sequence ATGGCGGATTCTGTACTCCGGCACCGGCGCGGCAACCGCAGCCGGGGCATGGCCGTGGGCGCGGCTGCCGTGGCACTTCTCGTCGGCGGCGGCACCTTCGGCTACTTCCAGTACGCCGGCGGCGAAGAGGGCTGCACCGGTACGCCCGTGGTGATCAGCGTGGTGGCCTCGCCGGACCACTACCCGATCGTCAACCAGCTCACCGACCAGTGGAACGACGCCGGACCCACCGTCGACGGCCGCTGCGTCAGTGCCACCGTCCGCGCCATGCCGTCCAGCGCCGTCGCCGCCTCGCTCGGGCCCGGCTGGGACGAGGCCCGGGACGGCCCCCGCCCGGACGTGTGGGCCCCCGACTTCAGCGCCTGGTTCATGCTCGCCGCCGGGCGCCCGGACGCGGCCGGCATCCTGCCGGAGGGCAAGTCGCCGAGCCTGGCCACCTCCCCGGCGGTCATGGCCATGCAGCAGCCGATGGCCGAGGCGCTCGGCTGGCCGAAGCGGGAGCTCGGCTGGACCGACCTGGTCGGCGCGTTCGCGGGCGGCAAGACGTGGGCGCAGTTCGGCCACCCCGAGTGGGGTCCACTGCGGATCGGCATGGCGGATCCGACCCGCTCCGGCACCGGGCTCGTCACGGCGCTCACCGTCCTCGACCCGAACAACGACCAGACCATGGGCAACGACGAACTCTTCGGCGGCTTGTCGATCGCCCAGCTCACCACCACCAGCGCCGAGGACACGGCGACCCTGCTCCAGTCGTACGTCGACACGGCCACCAAGGACGCCGCCAACCTCCCGGCGGCGTTCCCGATCCTGGAGCGGGACCTCGCCGGGTACGCCGCGACCCAGCCGAAGGTGCCGCTCGTGCCGGTGTACCCGCGTGAGGGAGTCGCGTACGCCGACTACCCGTACGGCGTACTGCGCGCGTCCTGGGTCGACGAGATCCGCCAGCGGACCGCCGCCGACCTGCTCGCCTACCTGCAGCGCCCGGAGAGCCAGGCGGCGTACGAGGCGGCCGGCTACCGCGACGCCGCGCACGCCACGCCGAACACCACGCTGATCGCCGCCGACCGCGGCTTCCGGGCCACCGTGAACGCGCCGGAGCGTACGCCCACCGCCCAGGGTCTCAGCCAACTGCTCGGCATGTGGGGCGTGCTCCAGCGCCCGAACAACGCGCTGCTCCTGCTGGACACGTCCGGCTCGATGAACGACCCCGTACCCGGGACGAAGCAGACCCGGCTGCAGTTGGTGCAGAAGGCCGCGGCGACCGGTGCGAGCCTGCTCAACAACCAGACCACGGTCGGGCTCTGGGCGTTCGCGATCGACCTGACCGCGACCACCGACTACCGCGAACTCGTCGCCCCGGGCCCGGCCGGCGCCCCGGTCCGCGGCGTCCCCCGCCGCCAGGCCATCGCGGGCGCCGTGCAGGGGCTGCGGGCGGGCGGCGGCACCGGCCTGTACGACACGATCGCCGCCGCGTACCAGCGGATGTTGCAGGCGTGGCAGCCCAACGCGCAGAACGTGCTCGTCGTCATGACCGACGGCAAGAACGAGGACGAGGAAGGGCTGACGCTCGACCAGCTCACCAGCCGGCTCAAGGCTTCGGTACGAGCGGACCGGCCGCTGCCGGTCATCGGGATCGCGGTGGGGCCGAAGGCCGACGCGAACGCGCTGCAGGAGGTCTCCAAGGTGACCGGTGGCCGCACGTTCGTGGCGCGCGACGACGTCGGCGCGATCCAGCAGATCGTGCTGGCCTTCGCCGGACGGATCTCGTAG
- the tsaB gene encoding tRNA (adenosine(37)-N6)-threonylcarbamoyltransferase complex dimerization subunit type 1 TsaB — protein sequence MLVLVVDSSTPAVTAALAEVSDDGFALRARRRIVDAKAHGELLAPAVDAVLGEAGVRSRDLSAIVAGVGPGPFTGLRVGLVTAASMGQALDVPTYGVCSLDAVGQVEGRVLVATDARRREIYWAAYDGGTPLTEPAVDLPAVVAERVAALGVTAAVGEGAHRYADVLGLPVRDEPRYPLADALVALAAERVLAKAPTERLTPLYLRRPDAVAQAARKPVLR from the coding sequence GTGCTCGTACTGGTGGTGGACTCGTCGACGCCCGCGGTGACGGCGGCGCTGGCGGAGGTCTCCGACGACGGCTTCGCGCTGCGCGCCCGGCGGCGAATCGTTGACGCAAAGGCGCACGGTGAGCTGCTCGCCCCGGCCGTCGATGCCGTGCTCGGTGAGGCCGGCGTGCGGTCGCGGGATCTCTCGGCGATCGTGGCGGGCGTCGGGCCGGGGCCGTTCACGGGGCTGCGGGTCGGCCTGGTCACGGCGGCCAGCATGGGTCAGGCGCTGGATGTCCCGACGTACGGCGTCTGCTCGCTCGACGCTGTCGGCCAGGTTGAGGGGCGGGTGCTGGTGGCCACCGACGCGCGGCGCCGCGAGATCTACTGGGCCGCGTACGACGGCGGCACGCCGTTGACCGAGCCGGCGGTTGACCTGCCGGCGGTGGTCGCCGAGCGGGTGGCCGCGCTGGGGGTGACCGCCGCGGTCGGCGAGGGCGCCCACCGGTACGCGGACGTCCTGGGCCTGCCCGTGCGCGACGAACCCCGGTATCCGCTGGCCGACGCGCTCGTGGCGCTGGCCGCCGAGCGTGTCCTGGCGAAGGCGCCGACCGAGCGCCTCACTCCGCTGTACCTGCGCCGGCCCGACGCGGTGGCGCAGGCCGCCCGCAAGCCTGTCCTGCGATGA
- the rimI gene encoding ribosomal protein S18-alanine N-acetyltransferase, producing MKVERFRWWDVAEVLGIEADLFGPEQWSAAMFWNELANSHHYLVVRDQTGGVLGYAGLAVQSPAEAWVQNIAVRRDAQRRGIGRALLEALLAEAEQRGVGKVLLEVAVDNAPAQKLYAMYGFEPVGIRRGYYQPSNTDALVMMRDDS from the coding sequence ATGAAGGTAGAGCGTTTTCGCTGGTGGGACGTTGCCGAGGTGCTGGGCATCGAGGCGGACCTCTTCGGGCCCGAGCAGTGGTCGGCGGCGATGTTCTGGAACGAGCTCGCGAACAGCCACCACTACCTGGTCGTCCGCGACCAGACCGGCGGCGTGCTGGGGTACGCCGGGCTGGCGGTCCAGTCGCCGGCGGAGGCGTGGGTACAGAACATCGCGGTCCGGCGGGACGCCCAGCGGCGCGGCATCGGTCGGGCGTTGCTGGAGGCGCTGCTCGCCGAGGCGGAACAGCGCGGCGTCGGCAAGGTCCTGCTGGAGGTCGCGGTCGACAACGCGCCCGCGCAGAAGCTCTACGCGATGTACGGTTTTGAGCCGGTCGGGATCCGGCGCGGCTACTACCAACCGAGCAACACCGACGCACTCGTGATGATGAGAGATGACAGCTGA